From one Streptomyces mobaraensis genomic stretch:
- a CDS encoding tyrosine-type recombinase/integrase — translation MYASYFYPKIWLTALTKGEVPYCKPHALRHYYGSRLLYAGVPENDVADWMGHSSTDVLRQHYHYIFEGAEQRGRAAIATMLTPGADDPTERAEVA, via the coding sequence GTGTACGCGTCGTACTTCTACCCGAAGATCTGGCTGACAGCGCTCACCAAAGGCGAGGTGCCGTACTGCAAGCCCCACGCCCTCCGGCACTACTACGGGTCTCGACTGCTCTACGCGGGCGTCCCTGAGAACGACGTGGCGGACTGGATGGGCCACAGCAGCACGGACGTGCTGCGGCAGCACTACCACTACATCTTCGAGGGGGCCGAGCAGCGCGGCAGGGCGGCCATCGCAACGATGCTGACCCCCGGCGCGGACGACCCCACCGAGCGGGCCGAGGTCGCCTGA
- a CDS encoding DUF5753 domain-containing protein: protein MTSPLSTADEAHKAVADRLTRMMEDADLSGARLAALCGWDRSKTHRIINRKTIPKPADIRAWCTACGRPEEADALIDTTRTAKTLYVQWTQYLKGGLSKAQRNGIYQETRSFRVYSCGVLPGMLQTEAYARGILRTIRRFRSLPDDVEDAVQARLERSDATLRSNQVSVLIEESALYMPMTDRPQHAEQLEHFLSVIGRPNLAFGIIPHMSHRPVWPLESFYAFDDREVQVETLTAMVRVTNRAEVGAYLSAFTQLGRAAAYGSQAKTLIRRALDATGA, encoded by the coding sequence ATGACCTCACCTCTGTCGACGGCCGACGAGGCCCATAAGGCAGTTGCCGACCGGCTCACCCGCATGATGGAAGACGCCGATCTATCGGGGGCCCGGCTGGCCGCTCTCTGCGGCTGGGACCGCTCCAAGACCCACCGGATCATCAACCGGAAGACGATCCCGAAGCCCGCCGACATCCGCGCATGGTGCACAGCATGCGGAAGGCCCGAAGAAGCCGACGCGCTGATCGATACCACCCGCACGGCCAAGACCCTGTACGTCCAGTGGACCCAGTACCTGAAGGGCGGCCTCAGCAAGGCTCAGCGCAACGGCATCTACCAGGAGACACGTTCCTTCCGTGTGTACAGCTGCGGGGTCCTCCCCGGCATGCTCCAGACGGAGGCGTACGCCCGGGGCATCCTCCGTACGATCCGTCGCTTCAGGAGCCTTCCCGACGACGTTGAGGACGCCGTACAGGCGCGACTGGAACGCTCGGACGCCACTCTCCGGAGCAATCAAGTATCCGTTCTCATCGAAGAGTCGGCCCTGTACATGCCGATGACCGACCGCCCGCAGCATGCGGAGCAACTGGAACACTTCCTGTCCGTCATCGGACGCCCCAACCTGGCTTTCGGGATCATCCCCCACATGTCGCACCGCCCGGTATGGCCCCTTGAGTCCTTCTACGCGTTCGATGATCGGGAAGTTCAGGTAGAGACCCTGACGGCCATGGTCCGGGTGACGAACCGAGCCGAGGTCGGCGCGTACCTCAGCGCGTTCACTCAGTTGGGACGAGCCGCTGCGTACGGCTCACAAGCCAAAACCCTGATCAGAAGGGCCCTCGACGCTACCGGGGCGTGA
- a CDS encoding DUF6879 family protein, protein MSQSLAEFANLLRQCERSAVHLETRDAYAVPGEHPAFDAWLAGERKNWDDRSSWWRDDWHGLIQDVTARGVAVRRARVVGEPVSDYIKWEHYVTYGNVACGEEVRWLPRRQASDLLLPGNDFWLFDGKLVQFNVFDGDGRWMHTDFTEDAAVAARCADMFEAVWERAVPHDKYNV, encoded by the coding sequence GTGTCGCAGAGTCTGGCTGAGTTCGCCAATCTGCTTCGGCAGTGTGAGCGCTCAGCAGTGCACCTTGAGACCCGCGACGCATACGCCGTCCCCGGGGAACACCCTGCCTTCGACGCCTGGCTGGCAGGGGAGCGGAAGAACTGGGACGACCGTTCGTCGTGGTGGCGCGATGACTGGCACGGCCTCATCCAGGACGTGACCGCCCGAGGTGTAGCGGTGCGCCGGGCGCGGGTGGTCGGTGAGCCTGTCTCGGACTACATCAAGTGGGAGCACTACGTCACCTACGGCAACGTCGCTTGCGGGGAGGAAGTCCGATGGCTGCCCCGTAGGCAGGCATCCGACCTGCTGCTGCCGGGGAACGACTTCTGGCTTTTCGACGGCAAACTGGTCCAGTTCAACGTCTTCGACGGTGACGGCCGTTGGATGCACACGGACTTCACGGAAGACGCGGCCGTGGCAGCGCGATGTGCTGACATGTTCGAGGCAGTTTGGGAGCGAGCTGTCCCGCACGACAAGTACAACGTCTAA
- a CDS encoding helix-turn-helix domain-containing protein — MTFEPERLGRSKSDLAESLRQLRKRAGLSGDRLARRCAMSQSKISKIETGRVTPSLVDVQRILRTVDAPAELVREITALARMAHTEWQDTRSSWRRGLEKRQAELAALEADARELRYFLPAMITGLLATPEYIRASLSHCPGDVSKTIAGKIERQHVLYDASKSFVFLLTEQAVAWPLLPKPEMAVQLDRLASLSRLPNITLGVVPYEHVIPRGPLNTFTLYDETLATAETFTGRLVFQDARDVDQYREIFAWFTEHAVFGENARDLLAARVESLLRDL, encoded by the coding sequence GTGACATTCGAGCCCGAACGGCTCGGCCGGTCGAAGTCCGATCTGGCGGAGAGCCTTCGGCAGTTGCGCAAGCGAGCCGGTCTCTCGGGAGACCGGCTCGCCCGTCGTTGCGCCATGAGCCAGTCCAAGATCAGCAAGATCGAGACGGGCCGGGTGACGCCGTCCCTCGTCGACGTCCAGCGCATCCTGCGGACCGTCGACGCGCCGGCTGAGCTGGTACGGGAGATCACGGCCCTGGCCCGGATGGCCCACACGGAGTGGCAGGACACGCGCTCGTCGTGGCGCCGGGGACTGGAGAAGCGGCAGGCGGAGCTGGCGGCGCTGGAAGCGGACGCCCGCGAGCTGCGGTATTTCCTGCCGGCCATGATCACGGGGTTGCTGGCGACTCCCGAGTACATCAGGGCGAGCCTTTCCCACTGCCCGGGTGACGTCTCGAAAACCATCGCCGGAAAGATCGAGCGTCAACACGTCCTCTACGACGCATCGAAGTCGTTCGTCTTCCTGCTGACCGAACAGGCCGTGGCCTGGCCCCTGCTCCCCAAGCCGGAGATGGCGGTCCAGCTCGACCGCCTCGCGTCACTCTCCCGATTGCCCAACATCACTCTCGGAGTGGTCCCATACGAGCACGTCATCCCGCGCGGCCCGCTCAACACCTTCACCCTCTATGACGAGACGCTGGCTACGGCCGAGACCTTTACCGGGCGGCTGGTGTTCCAGGACGCCCGGGACGTGGACCAGTACCGGGAGATCTTCGCGTGGTTCACGGAGCACGCGGTGTTCGGAGAGAACGCCCGCGACCTGCTCGCGGCACGCGTGGAATCACTGCTCCGTGATCTTTAA
- a CDS encoding DUF6879 family protein, whose amino-acid sequence MLSAGEWRALFDAFEKDAWRFEAQPVYTMPGERDSLARFLRGEPKPDDHNAAWHARVQEYRSEGRRIGRVRVVRRPLTDYQRYQFAWGIPGNIAAGEEIRVLDVTDDDHGLRLSGRDWWMFDEATVVHLDYRPDGTQIGRFVYHGDPEPYRRWKRIALAASVPFRQYAEEHG is encoded by the coding sequence ATGCTCTCGGCTGGTGAATGGCGTGCCCTTTTCGACGCCTTCGAGAAGGACGCTTGGAGGTTCGAGGCGCAGCCCGTCTACACGATGCCCGGTGAACGGGACAGCCTGGCGCGCTTCCTGCGCGGAGAGCCGAAACCGGACGACCACAATGCCGCCTGGCACGCCCGGGTCCAGGAATACCGCTCGGAGGGCCGACGTATCGGACGCGTCCGGGTGGTGCGCCGGCCGTTGACCGATTACCAGCGCTATCAGTTCGCGTGGGGAATTCCGGGGAACATCGCGGCCGGTGAGGAGATCCGGGTTCTCGATGTCACGGATGACGACCACGGTCTGCGCCTGTCCGGCCGGGACTGGTGGATGTTCGACGAGGCCACCGTCGTGCATCTGGATTACCGGCCGGACGGAACGCAGATCGGCCGGTTCGTCTACCACGGGGACCCGGAGCCCTACCGGCGCTGGAAACGGATCGCGCTCGCCGCGTCGGTGCCTTTCCGGCAATACGCGGAAGAGCACGGGTGA
- a CDS encoding VOC family protein, translated as MPEVRETYAPGTPCWVDLMAPDQRAALDFYRDLFGWQGEPGPPETGGYAVCTLDGRAVAGIGPAMAQEGQPPPPTAWTTYLAVADTDAAVGAVAEHRGRVLMPGMDVLTFGRMAVVADATDAVFGLWQTRDFFGCEVVNEPGAVIWNELNTSDPEAAGTFYRAAFGIEAAPVEQAPGYFALKADGRTVGGMQGLERFPEGTPSHWLTYFAVDGTDTTVDALVRAGGSVLVPPFDMMAGRMSVVSDPQGGIFAVIQGAEPA; from the coding sequence ATGCCCGAGGTACGTGAGACGTACGCGCCCGGTACGCCCTGCTGGGTGGATCTGATGGCGCCGGACCAGCGGGCGGCGCTGGACTTCTACCGGGATCTGTTCGGGTGGCAGGGAGAGCCCGGGCCGCCGGAGACCGGCGGGTACGCGGTGTGCACGCTGGACGGGCGGGCCGTGGCGGGCATCGGTCCGGCGATGGCCCAGGAGGGGCAGCCCCCGCCGCCGACCGCGTGGACGACGTACCTGGCGGTGGCGGACACCGACGCCGCCGTGGGAGCGGTCGCGGAGCACAGGGGACGGGTGCTGATGCCCGGGATGGACGTGCTGACGTTCGGCCGGATGGCCGTGGTCGCGGACGCGACGGACGCCGTGTTCGGACTCTGGCAGACCAGGGACTTCTTCGGGTGCGAGGTGGTCAACGAACCCGGCGCGGTGATCTGGAACGAGCTGAACACCTCGGATCCGGAGGCGGCGGGGACGTTCTACCGGGCCGCGTTCGGGATCGAGGCGGCACCGGTGGAGCAGGCGCCCGGCTACTTCGCGCTGAAGGCGGACGGGCGGACGGTCGGCGGGATGCAGGGGCTGGAACGGTTCCCCGAGGGCACGCCGTCGCACTGGCTGACGTACTTCGCCGTGGACGGCACGGATACCACGGTCGACGCGCTCGTCCGGGCGGGCGGCTCGGTACTGGTCCCGCCGTTCGACATGATGGCGGGCCGGATGTCCGTGGTCTCCGACCCGCAGGGCGGCATCTTCGCCGTCATCCAGGGGGCGGAGCCGGCCTGA
- a CDS encoding LCP family protein: MSEWPEVRNNDRRYPYGGDGGRPRASQGGPPPQYGQPGRSGAPGGHRDDGYNTGQVYGHGGGPAAPRGGGPGRTSRPNWRKRITIGLLAFLAVVLVVSVSTYFWADSKLRREVDLGKVEERPPGGEGTNYLIVGSDSREGLSDEDKKELHTGSADGKRTDSMMILHTGDNGTTMLSLPRDSYVTIPAFTGQKTGKRFPASTHKLNQAYADGGPELLVRTIEFNTGLRIDHYAEIGFGGFRSLVDSLGGVDMCLDKPIKDRDSGADLKAGCQTLDGKQSLAFVRQRHQEADQDLGRMRNQQKFLNTLAKQAASPSTVLNPFTLYPVIGSGLDTLVVDDDMELWDLTSMFWAMKGVTGGDGKQMTVPIGNANLATRGDGVAVKWDPVKSKQLFEQLKKDEKVTVG, translated from the coding sequence ATGAGTGAGTGGCCCGAAGTGCGGAACAACGACCGCCGGTACCCGTATGGAGGCGACGGCGGGCGCCCGCGCGCGTCCCAGGGCGGACCGCCGCCGCAGTACGGACAGCCCGGCCGGTCCGGCGCGCCCGGTGGCCACCGTGACGACGGTTACAACACCGGCCAGGTCTACGGGCACGGCGGCGGCCCGGCCGCGCCGCGCGGCGGCGGGCCCGGCCGGACGAGCCGGCCGAACTGGCGCAAGCGGATCACCATAGGTCTGCTCGCCTTCCTCGCCGTGGTGCTGGTGGTCTCCGTGAGCACCTACTTCTGGGCCGACTCGAAGCTGCGCCGCGAGGTCGACCTCGGGAAGGTGGAGGAGCGCCCGCCGGGCGGCGAGGGCACGAACTACCTGATCGTCGGCTCGGACAGCCGGGAGGGACTGTCCGACGAGGACAAGAAGGAACTGCACACCGGGTCGGCCGACGGCAAGCGCACCGACTCGATGATGATCCTGCATACCGGTGACAACGGCACCACCATGCTCAGCCTCCCCCGGGACTCGTACGTCACGATCCCGGCCTTCACCGGGCAGAAGACCGGCAAGCGGTTCCCCGCCTCCACCCACAAGCTCAACCAGGCGTATGCGGACGGCGGTCCCGAACTGCTCGTCCGCACCATCGAGTTCAACACCGGGCTGCGCATCGACCACTACGCGGAGATCGGCTTCGGCGGGTTCCGCAGCCTGGTCGACTCGCTCGGCGGGGTCGACATGTGCCTGGACAAGCCGATCAAGGACCGTGACTCGGGCGCCGACCTCAAGGCCGGCTGCCAGACGCTGGACGGCAAGCAGTCGCTGGCCTTCGTCCGCCAGCGCCACCAGGAGGCCGACCAGGACCTCGGCCGGATGCGCAACCAGCAGAAGTTCCTGAACACCCTCGCCAAGCAGGCGGCCTCGCCGTCCACCGTGCTCAACCCGTTCACCCTCTACCCGGTGATCGGCTCCGGCCTCGACACCCTGGTCGTCGACGACGACATGGAGCTGTGGGACCTGACGTCGATGTTCTGGGCGATGAAGGGTGTCACGGGCGGCGACGGCAAGCAGATGACGGTGCCGATAGGCAACGCCAACCTGGCCACGCGCGGCGACGGCGTCGCGGTGAAGTGGGACCCGGTCAAGTCGAAGCAGCTCTTCGAGCAGCTCAAGAAGGACGAGAAGGTCACGGTGGGATAG
- a CDS encoding acyl-CoA thioesterase, with product MTTQDRAPESGAAGIPGKPTSASRTTLSHIMTASDTNLLGTVHGGVIMKLVDDVAGAVAGRHSGGPAVTASMDEMAFLEPVRVGDLVHVQAQCNWTGRSSMEVGVRVMAERWNESTPAVQVGSAYLVFAAVDEEGKPRPVPPVLPETEKDRRRYQEAQIRRTHRLARRRAIKELRMNRAAEGLED from the coding sequence ATGACCACTCAGGACCGGGCCCCCGAGTCCGGCGCGGCCGGGATACCCGGCAAGCCGACCTCGGCCTCCCGTACGACGCTGTCCCACATCATGACCGCGAGCGACACGAACCTTCTGGGCACCGTGCACGGCGGGGTGATCATGAAACTGGTGGACGACGTCGCCGGCGCGGTCGCCGGCCGGCACTCAGGCGGCCCCGCCGTGACGGCGTCCATGGACGAGATGGCGTTCCTGGAGCCGGTCCGCGTCGGCGACCTCGTCCACGTCCAGGCCCAGTGCAACTGGACCGGGCGCTCCTCCATGGAGGTCGGCGTCCGCGTCATGGCCGAGCGCTGGAACGAGTCCACGCCCGCTGTGCAGGTCGGCAGCGCCTACCTCGTCTTCGCCGCCGTCGACGAGGAGGGCAAGCCGCGGCCCGTGCCGCCGGTGCTCCCCGAGACGGAGAAGGACCGGCGGCGCTACCAGGAGGCGCAGATCCGGCGCACGCATCGGCTTGCGCGCCGGCGCGCGATCAAGGAGCTGCGGATGAACCGGGCGGCGGAGGGCTTGGAGGACTGA
- a CDS encoding LCP family protein, producing MPVPDPVPDSARRPDRGRHGAPRRPRWGLRVATALALVILVAGGAGHAVVHGIDRGIRRVDPFTGLSHRPRTGHGTTILVVGTDGRDTITEGERTRYHLGGEPCHCTDTMLLVHLSEGRDRASVVSLPRDTYTVLPARTDASGALRPAHPQKLNAAYAEGGPALTVSTVEQLTGVHIDHYLEVDFAGFMRTVDLVGGVRVCTEEPLRDDHSGLDLPAGTSTLDGGQALQYVRSRHLDASADLGRMRRQQRFVAALLQRATSGGVLLDPPVFRRVATALLGAVRADRGFDAAELVELGRTLRGLRPAATEFTSVPIAAVDFPVPGIGSTVRWDEGAAAPLFRALRADRPLGAGGGAGPAPTPVESDPEGEGEAEADGKGPGPSAAPAPGVPVASASPASPASPASPASPASPAEASATGAGPAPVEVAPGQIRVQLLNGSGRPELGQDTDAALRAAGFLTTGLPLDAPPPTALRTVIAFDPRWDRSARSLAAALPGAELRAVPGQGALMQVTLGAGFGGVRAVRGPEPLPGQGPVGVRQEVVTGDRVVCGG from the coding sequence GTGCCAGTACCAGACCCAGTGCCGGACAGCGCCCGCCGCCCGGACCGGGGCCGGCACGGCGCCCCGCGCCGGCCCCGCTGGGGACTGCGCGTCGCCACCGCGCTCGCCCTCGTCATCCTCGTCGCCGGCGGCGCCGGGCACGCGGTGGTGCACGGCATCGACCGGGGCATCCGCCGCGTCGACCCCTTCACCGGCCTCTCCCACCGCCCCCGCACCGGCCACGGCACCACCATCCTGGTGGTCGGCACCGACGGCCGCGACACCATCACCGAGGGCGAGCGCACCCGCTACCACCTGGGCGGCGAACCCTGTCACTGCACGGACACCATGCTGCTCGTCCACCTCTCCGAGGGCCGCGACCGGGCGTCCGTCGTCAGCCTCCCCCGCGACACCTACACCGTCCTCCCCGCCCGCACCGACGCCTCCGGCGCCCTCCGCCCGGCCCATCCGCAGAAGCTCAACGCCGCGTACGCGGAGGGCGGGCCCGCGCTGACCGTCAGCACCGTCGAGCAGCTCACCGGCGTGCACATCGACCACTACCTGGAGGTCGACTTCGCCGGCTTCATGCGCACCGTCGACCTGGTCGGCGGGGTGCGCGTCTGCACCGAGGAACCGCTCCGGGACGACCACAGCGGGCTCGACCTGCCGGCCGGGACCAGCACGCTGGACGGCGGCCAGGCGCTGCAGTACGTCCGCTCCCGGCACCTCGACGCCAGCGCCGACCTCGGCCGGATGCGCCGCCAGCAGCGCTTCGTCGCCGCCCTGCTCCAGCGGGCGACGAGCGGCGGGGTGCTCCTCGACCCGCCCGTGTTCCGCCGGGTCGCCACTGCCCTGCTGGGCGCGGTCCGCGCGGACCGCGGCTTCGACGCGGCCGAGCTCGTCGAGCTGGGCCGTACGCTGCGGGGGCTCCGGCCGGCCGCGACCGAGTTCACGTCGGTGCCGATCGCGGCCGTCGACTTCCCGGTGCCGGGGATCGGGTCGACCGTGCGGTGGGACGAGGGGGCGGCCGCGCCGCTGTTCCGGGCGTTGCGGGCGGATCGGCCGTTGGGGGCGGGGGGTGGCGCGGGGCCGGCGCCGACGCCGGTGGAATCGGATCCGGAGGGGGAGGGAGAGGCGGAGGCGGACGGGAAGGGGCCGGGGCCGTCGGCGGCGCCGGCGCCCGGCGTTCCGGTCGCTTCGGCTTCGCCCGCCTCGCCCGCCTCGCCCGCCTCGCCCGCCTCGCCCGCCTCGCCCGCCGAAGCGTCGGCGACGGGCGCCGGGCCCGCGCCCGTCGAAGTGGCCCCCGGGCAGATCCGGGTCCAGCTCCTCAACGGCTCCGGCCGTCCCGAGCTCGGGCAGGACACCGACGCGGCGCTGCGGGCCGCCGGCTTCCTCACCACCGGCCTGCCGCTCGACGCCCCGCCGCCGACCGCCCTGCGCACGGTGATCGCCTTCGACCCGCGGTGGGACCGCTCCGCGCGCTCCCTCGCGGCCGCCCTGCCCGGCGCCGAGCTGCGGGCCGTGCCGGGGCAGGGGGCGTTGATGCAGGTGACGCTGGGGGCGGGTTTCGGGGGCGTACGGGCGGTTCGGGGGCCGGAGCCGCTGCCTGGGCAGGGGCCGGTGGGCGTGCGGCAGGAGGTGGTCACCGGGGACCGGGTGGTGTGCGGCGGCTGA
- a CDS encoding glycosyltransferase family 2 protein has protein sequence MPEQQPPAVSVIMPVLNEERHLRTSVRHILEQDYAGELEVVIALGPSADRTDEIAAELVRETASHARARVHTVPNPTGRTPAALNAAIKASRHPIVVRVDGHGMLSPDYIKTAVRLLDETGAQNVGGIMHAEGENDWERAVAAAMTSKIGVGNAAFHTGGEAGPAETVYLGVFRREALERQGGYNEEFIRAQDWELNFRIREAGGLIWFSPELKVSYRPRPSVRALAKQYKDYGRWRHVVARFHKGSINLRYLAPPTAVVAIAAGIVVGAAVTPWALVVPGGYLAAIVAGSVPAGKGLSLKARAQIPVALATMHMSWGFGFLTSPRSLAKRVIASRRPAVRA, from the coding sequence ATGCCAGAGCAGCAGCCGCCCGCAGTTTCCGTGATCATGCCGGTGCTCAACGAGGAGCGTCATCTGCGCACCTCCGTGCGGCACATCCTGGAGCAGGACTACGCCGGTGAGCTGGAGGTGGTGATCGCCCTCGGTCCGTCCGCCGACCGTACGGACGAGATCGCCGCCGAGCTCGTCCGTGAGACCGCGTCCCACGCACGAGCCAGGGTGCACACGGTGCCCAACCCCACCGGCCGCACCCCCGCCGCCCTGAACGCGGCGATCAAGGCGTCGCGTCACCCGATCGTGGTGCGGGTGGACGGGCACGGCATGCTCTCGCCCGACTACATCAAGACGGCCGTGCGGCTGCTGGACGAGACGGGCGCGCAGAACGTCGGCGGCATCATGCACGCCGAGGGGGAGAACGACTGGGAGCGGGCCGTCGCCGCCGCCATGACCTCGAAGATCGGGGTCGGCAACGCGGCGTTCCACACCGGTGGCGAGGCCGGTCCGGCCGAGACGGTCTACCTGGGCGTCTTCCGGCGGGAGGCGCTGGAGCGGCAGGGCGGGTACAACGAGGAGTTCATCCGCGCCCAGGACTGGGAGCTGAACTTCCGCATCCGCGAGGCGGGCGGGCTGATCTGGTTCTCGCCGGAGCTCAAGGTCTCGTACCGCCCCCGGCCGAGCGTGCGCGCGCTCGCCAAGCAGTACAAGGACTACGGCCGCTGGCGGCACGTCGTCGCCCGCTTCCACAAGGGCTCGATCAACCTCCGCTACCTGGCCCCGCCGACCGCCGTCGTCGCCATCGCGGCCGGCATCGTGGTGGGCGCGGCGGTCACGCCGTGGGCGCTGGTCGTGCCGGGCGGCTACCTGGCGGCGATCGTGGCCGGCTCGGTGCCCGCGGGCAAGGGCCTGTCGCTGAAGGCGCGGGCGCAGATCCCGGTCGCGCTGGCCACCATGCACATGTCGTGGGGATTCGGCTTCCTGACCAGCCCGCGCTCGCTCGCCAAGCGCGTCATCGCCAGCCGCCGCCCGGCGGTGCGGGCGTAG